One part of the Eptesicus fuscus isolate TK198812 chromosome 20, DD_ASM_mEF_20220401, whole genome shotgun sequence genome encodes these proteins:
- the HEATR9 gene encoding protein HEATR9 isoform X2, with protein MAYEKSVDFFEIARSMFEYPWLEYPNRTKELKKASVPVYLPLSCHQTPKEEFPPSPECWRQHPAKPNAAPYCYFEKPELYTHWHTLYDHQQERMAQKMLQKMRDQPRYHFKEGSAIQKVHLPMIKLTTKYPKEPKTLHPMEDPLKWQRLKRTQIGDEGMLASVLQMLMLKSPNEAALEAALCLGFLRPCSNTARDFLLQCLCHGSMSQRMKTLRMLVKIMRVHSAEVIRAVLDQLCSSCVLEHRFEATQMLKTIGLEQIQAQELEGLTFELLRRKIFNEPFLAMRQAVAETVEELKMKPMMMNLVEEQLMNPQAASRQEAVISLGVLGIRSPQVFHLLLDMLDTENSQSVKKSLQETLTILASIDPWIEHKLKNKVLFVSESPPTKEKAEPTRFRKENEKLEELNIRDFRLARLSPLFVAKSSASSDQQEKLRAQKRFTRYLTSAFTSCSPKPLKPKSQATGPWTPKIRKQL; from the exons ACACCAAAGGAAGAGTTCCCCCCAAGTCCAGAGTGCTGGAGGCAGCACCCAGCCAAGCCAAACGCGGCACCATACTGCTACTTCGAGAAGCCTGAGCTGTACACACACTGGCACACCCTGTATGATCATCAGCAGGAACGGATGGCCCAGAAGATGTTGCAGAAAATGAGAGATCAACCTAG ATACCACTTCAAAGAGGGAAGTGCCATCCAAAAAGTCCATCTCCCCATGATCAAGTTGACTACAAAATATCCGAAGGAACCCAAGACTTTACACCCTATGGAGGACCCCTTAAAGTGGCAAAGATTAAAG AGGACTCAAATCGGGGATGAAGGGATGCTGGCATCTGTGCTGCAGATGCTGATGCTGAAGTCACCGAATGAAGCAGCCTTGGAGGCAGCCCTGTGTTTGGGTTTCCTGAGACCCTGCAGCAACACAGCCCGAGACTTCTTGCTGCAGTGCCTATGCCACGGGTCCATGTCCCAGAGGATGAAG ACACTTAGGATGCTGGTCAAGATTATGCGTGTACACTCAGCCGAGGTCATCAGGGCCGTCCTAGACCAGCTGTGCTCTTCTTGTGTCCTTGAG cACCGCTTTGAGGCCACCCAGATGCTCAAGACCATCGGGCTGGAACAGATCCAGGCACAGGAACTGGAGGGACTCACATTTGAGCTACTCAGGAGGAAGATATTCAATGAACCCTTCCTC GCTATGAGGCAGGCTGTGGCAGAAACTGTGGAAGAGCTCAAGATGAAGCCCATGATGATGAACTTGGTGGAGGA GCAACTAATGAACCCACAAGCCGCTTCACGCCAGGAAGCAGTCATCTCTTTG GGCGTCCTGGGGATCCGCAGCCCACAAGTGTTCCACTTGCTCCTGGACATGCTAGATACAGAAAACAGCCAGTCTGTAAAGAAGAGT CTACAAGAAACACTCACTATTTTGGCCTCAATTGATCCCTGGATCGAACACAAGCTGAAAAACAAGGTTCTCTTTGTATCTGAGTCACCTCCGACCAAGGAGAAGGCAGAGCCTACAAGGTTcagaaaagagaatgagaagctAGAAGAGTTAAATATCCGAGACTTTCGACTTGCACGGCTGAGCCCCTTGTTTGTTGCAAAGTCCAGTGCCTCATCAGACCAACAGGAGAAGTTGAGGGCCCAGAAAAGGTTTACCCGTTACCTCACCTCTGCCTTCACCTCCTGTTCCCCTAAACCACTAAAACCAAAGTCACAGGCCACAGGGCCTTGGACACCAAAAATCAGGAAACAGCTTTAG
- the HEATR9 gene encoding protein HEATR9 isoform X1, with translation MAYEKSVDFFEIARSMFEYPWLEYPNRTKELKKASVPVYLPLSCHQTPKEEFPPSPECWRQHPAKPNAAPYCYFEKPELYTHWHTLYDHQQERMAQKMLQKMRDQPRYHFKEGSAIQKVHLPMIKLTTKYPKEPKTLHPMEDPLKWQRLKELTKSLKSPREDEQYYAAQALGCLGISDESIIEALLQVVETGPERVKYEAYRTLAILGCLNKDVIQALIKQLKEPNEEQRMDTLRGLRVALNFWAAIPKDKRTQIGDEGMLASVLQMLMLKSPNEAALEAALCLGFLRPCSNTARDFLLQCLCHGSMSQRMKTLRMLVKIMRVHSAEVIRAVLDQLCSSCVLEHRFEATQMLKTIGLEQIQAQELEGLTFELLRRKIFNEPFLAMRQAVAETVEELKMKPMMMNLVEEQLMNPQAASRQEAVISLGVLGIRSPQVFHLLLDMLDTENSQSVKKSLQETLTILASIDPWIEHKLKNKVLFVSESPPTKEKAEPTRFRKENEKLEELNIRDFRLARLSPLFVAKSSASSDQQEKLRAQKRFTRYLTSAFTSCSPKPLKPKSQATGPWTPKIRKQL, from the exons ACACCAAAGGAAGAGTTCCCCCCAAGTCCAGAGTGCTGGAGGCAGCACCCAGCCAAGCCAAACGCGGCACCATACTGCTACTTCGAGAAGCCTGAGCTGTACACACACTGGCACACCCTGTATGATCATCAGCAGGAACGGATGGCCCAGAAGATGTTGCAGAAAATGAGAGATCAACCTAG ATACCACTTCAAAGAGGGAAGTGCCATCCAAAAAGTCCATCTCCCCATGATCAAGTTGACTACAAAATATCCGAAGGAACCCAAGACTTTACACCCTATGGAGGACCCCTTAAAGTGGCAAAGATTAAAG GAACTCACAAAAAGCCTGAAATCTCCCAGAGAGGATGAGCAATACTATGCAGCACAG GCTCTGGGGTGTCTGGGCATCAGTGACGAGTCTATCATAGAGGCACTATTGCAGGTG GTCGAAACTGGTCCAGAGAGAGTGAAGTATGAGGCCTATAGAACCCTGGCCATCCTGG GTTGCCTGAATAAGGATGTGATCCAGGCTCTCATCAAGCAGTTGAAGGAGCCAAATGAGGAGCAAAGGATGGATACTCTGAGGGGACTACGAGTAGCTCTGAACTTCTGGGCTGCTATCCCCAAAGACAAG AGGACTCAAATCGGGGATGAAGGGATGCTGGCATCTGTGCTGCAGATGCTGATGCTGAAGTCACCGAATGAAGCAGCCTTGGAGGCAGCCCTGTGTTTGGGTTTCCTGAGACCCTGCAGCAACACAGCCCGAGACTTCTTGCTGCAGTGCCTATGCCACGGGTCCATGTCCCAGAGGATGAAG ACACTTAGGATGCTGGTCAAGATTATGCGTGTACACTCAGCCGAGGTCATCAGGGCCGTCCTAGACCAGCTGTGCTCTTCTTGTGTCCTTGAG cACCGCTTTGAGGCCACCCAGATGCTCAAGACCATCGGGCTGGAACAGATCCAGGCACAGGAACTGGAGGGACTCACATTTGAGCTACTCAGGAGGAAGATATTCAATGAACCCTTCCTC GCTATGAGGCAGGCTGTGGCAGAAACTGTGGAAGAGCTCAAGATGAAGCCCATGATGATGAACTTGGTGGAGGA GCAACTAATGAACCCACAAGCCGCTTCACGCCAGGAAGCAGTCATCTCTTTG GGCGTCCTGGGGATCCGCAGCCCACAAGTGTTCCACTTGCTCCTGGACATGCTAGATACAGAAAACAGCCAGTCTGTAAAGAAGAGT CTACAAGAAACACTCACTATTTTGGCCTCAATTGATCCCTGGATCGAACACAAGCTGAAAAACAAGGTTCTCTTTGTATCTGAGTCACCTCCGACCAAGGAGAAGGCAGAGCCTACAAGGTTcagaaaagagaatgagaagctAGAAGAGTTAAATATCCGAGACTTTCGACTTGCACGGCTGAGCCCCTTGTTTGTTGCAAAGTCCAGTGCCTCATCAGACCAACAGGAGAAGTTGAGGGCCCAGAAAAGGTTTACCCGTTACCTCACCTCTGCCTTCACCTCCTGTTCCCCTAAACCACTAAAACCAAAGTCACAGGCCACAGGGCCTTGGACACCAAAAATCAGGAAACAGCTTTAG